A genome region from Triticum aestivum cultivar Chinese Spring chromosome 2B, IWGSC CS RefSeq v2.1, whole genome shotgun sequence includes the following:
- the LOC123039957 gene encoding uncharacterized protein: MEAAISVVTAELVSRFISFLKNKYQSSLNHAESEEKVRERLQHLLMRVSIVMEEADGRYITNSGMLLQLKMLSEAMYKGYRVLDTLRYKSFQDSVGFDKVSVNDSSSSSLYLAIPFKRSRTYRENDDKAMRLESDGALESLEIVVAHMAEFVVLLTGCERMSRRLYDVYLYTTNFMFGRHAEKQKLLTFLLEHNNPPGDHALAVLPVIGGVGVGKKTLVAHVCGNERVRSRFSSILHLNGNNLMTILDHGRSMFGMMLVVIEFASDVDDDEWKRFHSFLIRVSRGSRIIIISKLTRLARFGSVQPIFLSVLSYDELRYLFKTLAFRNIDPTEYPQLVKIADGFAKELHTMQGALVATNMYADVLRRNLDVLFWRCILDRGIRYVKRNISIYGVHPSTLLEQGHPVDITDFALHPLSMRRYTINASIKEESPSVTLGELLADPSIRPKKDFILISWESRIPPRNTFARFVTSHAEDTSEGSALHPGRKRRGVPI; the protein is encoded by the coding sequence ATGGAAGCTGCCATATCTGTAGTCACTGCTGAACTAGTGAGCCGTTTCATCTCCTTCCTGAAGAACAAGTACCAATCCTCCTTGAACCATGCCGAATCCGAGGAGAAGGTGAGGGAGAGATTGCAGCACCTCCTGATGAGAGTCAGCATCGTCATGGAGGAGGCGGATGGGCGGTACATAACCAACTCTGGGATGTTATTGCAACTCAAGATGCTCTCAGAGGCCATGTACAAAGGATACCGCGTGCTGGACACCTTGAGGTACAAATCCTTTCAAGACAGTGTAGGCTTTGACAAGGTTAGCGTCAACGACTCATCTAGTAGCAGCTTGTATTTAGCTATTCCTTTCAAGCGTTCTCGAACATATAGAGAAAATGATGACAAGGCCATGCGCCTCGAGTCAGATGGTGCCTTGGAAAGCTTAGAAATTGTTGTTGCTCACATGGCAGAATTTGTTGTGCTTCTGACTGGATGTGAGCGCATGTCTCGTAGGCTATACGATGTTTATCTTTACACCACCAACTTCATGTTCGGCCGACACGCCGAAAAGCAAAAGCTCTTGACCTTCTTGTTGGAGCACAACAACCCTCCTGGTGATCATGCACTAGCAGTTCTTCCAGTCATAGGTGGTGTTGGAGTTGGGAAGAAAACATTGGTTGCTCATGTGTGTGGCAACGAGAGGGTTCGCTCACGCTTCTCCTCTATTTTGCACTTGAATGGAAACAACCTCATGACGATACTTGACCACGGAAGGAGCATGTTTGGGAtgatgttggtagttattgagtttGCTTCTGATGTGGATGACGATGAATGGAAAAGGTTTCACTCCTTTCTCATAAGAGTCAGCAGAGGAAGCAGAATCATCATCATAAGTAAACTTACAAGATTAGCCCGGTTTGGATCAGTGCAACCTATTTTTCTAAGTGTTTTGTCTTATGATGAGTTGAGATATCTTTTCAAGACACTGGCATTCAGGAACATAGATCCCACAGAATATCCACAACTAGTAAAAATAGCAGATGGGTTTGCCAAGGAGTTGCACACTATGCAAGGCGCACTTGTCGCAACAAATATGTACGCAGATGTCTTGAGAAGGAACCTCGATGTTCTGTTCTGGCGTTGCATATTGGACAGGGGAATAAGATATGTTAAAAGAAACATCTCCATATATGGCGTGCACCCAAGCACGCTTCTAGAACAAGGCCACCCAGTGGACATAACGGACTTTGCTTTGCACCCACTTAGCATGAGACGTTATACAATTAATGCTTCAATCAAGGAGGAATCACCAAGTGTGACATTGGGGGAACTTCTAGCTGATCCTAGCATTAGGCCCAAAAAAGATTTCATTCTAATTTCATGGGAATCAAGGATACCCCCTCGCAACACATTTGCCCGCTTTGTTACAAGTCATGCTGAGGACACAAGTGAAGGTAGTGCTTTACATCCCGGGAGGAAACGACGAGGAGTGCCCATCTAA